A single region of the Salmo salar chromosome ssa16, Ssal_v3.1, whole genome shotgun sequence genome encodes:
- the LOC106574983 gene encoding zinc finger protein 883-like, translated as MASVKLEDCSQTLELNVNIKDEEEEEEIGKSVSHGDHVKTFATSREQHQEDHRAKRSHHCPHCKEIFPLPSKLKIHLKIHTGEKPYSCSDCMASFFRLGTLKQHERIHTGEKPYSCSDCVKCFTTSTELKVHQRKHTGEKPYSCSDCGARFSRLGTLKQHERIHTGEKPYSCSDCVKCFTTITELIVHQRTHTGEKPYSCSVCGASFSRLGTLKQHERTHTGEKPYFCSDCGKSFSQLGHLKRHERIHTEVKPYSCSDCVKCFKTSTELKVHHGTHTGEKPYSCSDCVKCFITSTELKIHQRTHTGEKPYSCSDCGARFSRLGTLKQHERTHTGEKPYSCSDCGASFSRLGNLKQHERMHTGEKPYSCSDCGASFSHPGTLKQHERIHTGEKPYSCSDCVKCFTTSTELIVHQRTHTGEKPYSCSDCGKSFSQLGDLKRHERIHTGEKPYSCSNCGASFSHPGTLKQHERIHTGEKPYSCSDCGASFSRLGTLKQHERIHRG; from the coding sequence gagaccaTGTTAAGACATTCGctacatccagagagcaacatcaggaagatcacagagctaagaggtctcaccactgcccacattgtAAGGAGATTTTCCCACTTCCatcaaagctaaaaatacacctaaaaatacacacaggagaaaagccttactcctgctctgactgtatgGCGAGTTTCTTTCGACTGGGCACCTTAAAACAACAtgaacgtatacacacaggagagaagccttactcctgctctgactgtgtaaaatgcttcacaacatcaactgagctaaaagttcatcagagaaaacacacaggagagaagccttactcctgctctgactgtggggcaAGGTTCTCTCGACTGGGCACCTTAAAACAACAtgaacgtatacacacaggagagaagccttactcctgctctgactgtgtaaaatgcttcacaacaaTAACTGAGCTAATAGTTcatcaaagaacacacacaggagagaagccttactcctgctctgtctGTGGGGCGAGTTTCTCTCGACTGGGCACCTTAAAACAACATGAAcgtacacacacaggagagaagccttacttttgctctgactgtggaaagagtttctctcaacTGGGCCACTTAAAAagacatgaacgtatacatacagaagtgaagccttactcctgctctgactgtgtaaaatgcttcaaaacatcaactgagctaaaagttcatcatggaacacacacaggagagaagccttactcctgctctgactgtgtaaaatgcttcataacatcaactgagctaaaaattcatcagagaacacacacaggagagaagccttactcctgctctgactgtggggcgAGGTTCTCTCGACTGGGCACCTTAAAACAACATGAAcgtacacacacaggagagaagccttactcctgctctgactgtggggcgAGTTTCTCTCGACTGGGCAACTTAAAACAACATGAACGTatgcacactggagagaagccttactcctgctctgactgtggggcgAGTTTCTCTCATCCGGGCACCTTAAAACAACAtgaacgtatacacacaggagagaagccttactcctgctctgactgtgtaaaatgcttcacaacatcaactgagcTAATAGTTcatcaaagaacacacacaggagagaagccttactcctgctctgactgtggaaagagtttctctcaacTGGGTGACTTAAAAAGACAtgaacgtatacacacaggagagaagccttactcctgctctaaCTGTGGGGCGAGTTTCTCTCATCCGGGCACCTTAAAACAACAtgaacgtatacacacaggagagaagccttactcctgctctgactgtggggcgAGTTTCTCTCGACTGGGCACCTTAAAACAACATGAACGTATACACAGAGGATAG